The Sminthopsis crassicaudata isolate SCR6 chromosome 5, ASM4859323v1, whole genome shotgun sequence genome contains the following window.
ATATCTATTTACAGGGAAGTAGAAAAGACAACAGGGATAGGGCATCAATATGAGAGACTCATTTGAGGAAAAGGTAGttgtcttctcctcttccctataTCCCTGCCTCTTGCTTGGGACATGCCTTAATCTCTACCTTGGCCTGTGCTTCCCTGAGCACTCTTCAATCTCAGTCTTTCCACCAGGTCTTCAGAGTGTTAAGGTCTCAAGCACAGCAAAAGGTTGAGGAGTGGACAAGGTAGAAAGGAATCAAAGTTTGAGGGTAGGGTTAAGGAGGAGAGAGGATTTGGCTTGGGTAGCTGCCACTGCCCTTTCTCATCCACCCCACAGACCTCATGTGCACCTCACGTTCCACGTAGTTATAAAAAAGGAAGGTGTGTGCATTAAAAACCCCATAAAATAAGCATTCCAAATAAACCAACCATCAACTAAAGTGCAAACCGCAGTGATACACAGGCCATGCCCAGGGTTGGAAGGGGATAGGTGATGGGGCTGTGGCCAATGAGGAAAACAATTCTATATGTATATCAATCAGAGGATGGGTATCAGAGACTGGTCCCTCCTCCAACTAAACCACAGCAGAGCCAGGAAAAAGGCACCCAATAACGGTTCTTTGGAAGACCCTGGGGCTGAATCACCACGGGGGAAATGCCCccaaaagccaagggaaaataaagGCAGAGAAAGTACTACAGAGCTCACAAGGAACCCTAAAAAGCTTCTTCCTCTGGCCAGGTTAACTAACTCAGCATGACCCTGCATACTTTTCTCCCTAATTCTCATCTTTACCCAGAAGTTTCCCATCATCCACCTAGGGGTAGAAGAAAAGGATCAAGGATATTGCAGCTTTCTTCAACTGTGGGAAATACCCATTATATAATGACAAAAAAGGAGGTGTTTTCCTTCCAGACCCTtactcctctctcctccccaggcTACCAATGTGGATGTGCTGTTAACATCAAGTTCACTTCTCCAATCCTGGGGAGAGGGGAACATCAAGGTGGGGAAAGGGACCAAAACCAGTTATTGATGGAAAGCAGAAGGAGCAAGTGACAAAAATGTTATCTGAAGACAGGGGACAAGggataggaagagaaagatagataAGTAGGTTATTGTCTTGCACCTATAATACAAAGTGAAGAAAGTTTGTTTTGGAAGATAAGTTCCAGGGGGAACTAACCACCCCCTTAAGCCCCAGGGCAGAGGGTGGGAGGCCAGTGGCAACAGCTGCCTGTTGTTGTTGGTTGCTGAAGCATTAACAAGTGCCATGACGGAGCTGTTGGGAGGTGGCCTTTGGGAGCCAGGGCTCAGTGTGCTGTTACCGAAGGGGCTGTGTGCTGAGGGGTGGGGACTGAAGTTATGTCTTAGCTCTCGTGCTTGCTCCACACTCATTTGGTGCCAGCCACCCCATCAGTTGCTACAACACTGGCTCTTGTTCTGCTGCGACTGCTCATGGAGATCAACACCCCGGCTTCGGCCTGCTGTACCTCCCATGTTTTGAGGTTCACTCTTGGGCAATTTCTTAGCtgaagacagagacaagagagacagaaaaatagatggTTTTACTTCAAAAAGAGAAAGCTTTGCAGGGAAGGGGATACCGGTGGAATGTTCTAAGGACAGAGGATAAGGATAAAAGGGACTGAGACTTCAATTTAATAAGGAAAGACCAGATAACATAAAGGACTCCATCTGGaagtttctattaaaaacatgCTAAGGAATTTTTTTACTGTTCATCTTAAGAATAAGAGatacaatatattcatatatagaatctttatatctatatagtTTAGGTTGGGGCCAATTGATCATGGGACTAAGGAACCCTCAAGAAGGATGTTGGGTTATTCTGCACTTACCTATAGCCAAGAAGAGGTCATTCACATTCATGGCTGTTTTGGCCGATGTCTCCATAAACAATAAACTGTTATCATCTGCATATGCCTGGGCCTCCTGCAAAGGATCAGGGTAAGACATCTGGCTGTTCAAAAGATAGATCTGCATTTCTAGATCTGCATCAGGTTAGGCCACCCTTTGATTCCTTCCCTTTTAATTAGTTCCCACCAATCGTACTGTCCCACTCCAGCTTGCCAGAccgttttgttgtttatttcagCAGGGAACAATGTCATCTACAGAATTCAAAATTCATGTTCTTGGACAGAGAGCTGTTTATGAGAACAAGGTAGTAAGGGATGGGATGAGATGTCCCTGAGACTTTGGGAACCTCATATATTCAATTACctgccttctttcttctcttcatatTGATACTCCTTTCCCTCTAAACCTCTGTTCTGACATTTCCCAAcaattcacaaatccaccaattCTTATGTTAGAAGGAAGAGATAAGAACAAATTGTTGGGAAAAAGTGAGGCTCTTGGGGAGAACTCTGGGCCCCCTTACTTCATATTCCACCATGCGCTTGTTGGCCAAGTCAGCCTTGTTTCCTGCCAGGGCAATGACAATGCTGGGACTGGCCTGTCGCTGTAGTTCTTTCACCCATGTCTTTGCTCGAGCAAAGGTTTCCTAGGGAAACAGAGGAAGTGTGGAAGGGGGTGCATTCTGAACTCCTTCACCAATTCATGTCCATCATCTTCCAAATCCCCCTCCTATCAAGACTTTCTTCCCTGAAATCACTTTAGTGATCATTTCTCTTATatacttgtgtgtatatatatctatatctatatctatatatatagagagatatactTTTTGCCCAGGGATTTCACTTGCCCAGGATTAGGCTACTTCAAATGTGTGTATCTCATTTTCCCAACTAAACTCaaaaatatagtggaaagagcaataCACTTAAAGAGTTCTGGCTCTGATACTTGCTGGTTACACAACTAGGC
Protein-coding sequences here:
- the RAB5B gene encoding ras-related protein Rab-5B isoform X1, translating into MTSRGTARPNGQPQASKICQFKLVLLGESAVGKSSLVLRFVKGQFHEYQESTIGAAFLTQSVCLDDTTVKFEIWDTAGQERYHSLAPMYYRGAQAAIVVYDITNQETFARAKTWVKELQRQASPSIVIALAGNKADLANKRMVEYEEAQAYADDNSLLFMETSAKTAMNVNDLFLAIAKKLPKSEPQNMGGTAGRSRGVDLHEQSQQNKSQCCSN